The following proteins come from a genomic window of Thermoproteus sp.:
- a CDS encoding ATPase, with protein MGVYNIVDSPFSPSGVTHLFRLHRALGFEKEMAQVVELFDLILKTHNNVLAVVVAPYGYGKSEFLDEVQQEASARGLRYVRVALSHSFKDDLLKSVEDKPKGVPLVVLIDEADELSRLAAMYRLGALSNDQFRQAVMDLASLIRALLEPRNYSHVLKNPENYDKVLIIAALTPQVYYTILKNVVPDVFDLTTGRVYREITLDTRFPFWLYLEVVESRLDAYIAAKRPERFWPFTLHELAALYNIALRKGEVNPRYLLKLTARLFELKSRGRGLADLASEEGISLSNAELAEYVLSGIPLLEIKEKYKDIFKTVYLYRIPFKDKEAINIINKFLSVKGKEIVPSDEKSASYEPYLYYSIVEDRSLFIYFISYDEIEELDGYLLGKAYMISEDIANFTSRDEAARLSKELAVKLQEPAAFLAEVERLLELSGIRMKTCCGRAIWYNNLGFRELVVLSHIDRDNDLNIFRENISEIIMEGLIDEYPVDYIIIYIFSNTLLSSELEQELSPLLKVSWKNSYTDTSSKYVYIHIYGADRLDKLKYKIIRYQIDKILGKEAGMLEVAEELRLARERARENVLKYTLALKRGKERKEYALLKAAEQIISGSAPEGMSSFNKIADILLRRINGEIHEREIKSLIARLFPINLWRDIREEDLLALLVYTGYLVPSGDRTYVKFDPERGRKFLEELSSQLKSYIEVSVSVKSVLFGEIKLARRLDVEVIPLEFNDVKEYAMLVIRHKKAILDLQQKAEDAKRELEQELKAKRELISKLEKLAEKMPQRIKFMALDEKIVEREAAILEKTHEVLELWGSLRPMALELGKELSVDVDLNVLLNLPEPWLEDYLASLKLYSVKLREEYETYRRKMEIRRNIAEWVKTRLGSSGDVEETLRAKSSELKVPYQLLIAIASRGPGVELNVEALASETLMDVRSVARYLEVLAERGLVAKKYVS; from the coding sequence ATGGGCGTGTATAATATCGTAGATTCGCCGTTTAGCCCCTCGGGAGTTACCCACCTGTTTAGGCTACATAGGGCTCTTGGCTTTGAGAAGGAGATGGCTCAAGTGGTCGAACTTTTCGATTTGATCTTAAAGACTCATAATAACGTCTTGGCGGTAGTAGTCGCGCCGTATGGCTACGGCAAGAGCGAATTCCTCGACGAGGTGCAACAAGAGGCCAGCGCGAGGGGATTGAGATATGTGAGGGTCGCGTTGTCCCATAGCTTTAAGGACGACCTCCTTAAGAGCGTAGAGGACAAGCCCAAAGGGGTCCCCCTGGTGGTACTAATAGACGAAGCCGACGAGCTGTCACGTCTAGCTGCTATGTACCGACTCGGCGCTCTGTCCAACGATCAGTTCAGACAAGCCGTGATGGATTTGGCATCGTTAATACGGGCGCTATTGGAGCCCAGGAACTACTCCCACGTGTTGAAAAACCCCGAAAATTACGACAAGGTGCTAATAATAGCGGCCTTAACGCCGCAAGTCTACTACACAATATTGAAGAACGTCGTGCCTGACGTATTCGATCTAACTACAGGCCGCGTATATAGGGAGATAACATTAGATACCAGGTTCCCATTCTGGCTCTACCTAGAGGTCGTCGAGTCCAGACTTGACGCATATATAGCCGCCAAAAGGCCCGAGAGGTTCTGGCCATTTACTCTACATGAGCTCGCAGCGCTCTACAACATAGCGTTAAGGAAAGGCGAGGTGAATCCCCGCTATCTGTTAAAGCTTACGGCTAGGCTGTTCGAGCTGAAGAGCAGAGGCAGAGGTCTGGCAGACTTAGCCTCGGAGGAGGGGATAAGTCTCTCCAATGCGGAGTTAGCGGAGTACGTGCTTTCCGGCATACCGCTACTAGAAATAAAAGAAAAATACAAAGACATTTTTAAAACGGTTTACTTATATAGAATTCCATTTAAAGATAAAGAAGCTATAAATATAATTAATAAATTCCTCAGCGTGAAAGGTAAAGAAATTGTGCCCTCCGACGAGAAGAGCGCCTCATACGAGCCGTATTTATATTACAGCATAGTCGAAGACAGGTCCCTATTCATTTATTTCATTAGCTATGACGAAATAGAAGAGCTAGATGGATATCTACTAGGCAAAGCCTATATGATCAGCGAAGATATAGCTAACTTCACATCTAGAGATGAAGCCGCCAGGTTAAGCAAAGAACTGGCCGTAAAGCTACAAGAGCCTGCCGCGTTTCTCGCCGAGGTCGAGAGGTTGTTGGAACTGAGTGGGATACGTATGAAGACGTGTTGCGGCAGGGCCATATGGTACAACAATTTGGGGTTTAGAGAATTGGTTGTACTGTCCCACATAGATAGAGATAATGATTTGAATATATTTAGAGAAAATATAAGTGAGATAATAATGGAAGGTTTAATAGATGAGTATCCAGTGGATTATATAATCATATATATATTTTCTAACACTTTATTATCAAGCGAATTGGAGCAAGAGTTATCCCCATTGCTTAAAGTCAGTTGGAAAAACTCATATACAGACACATCGAGCAAATATGTATATATTCATATATATGGTGCTGATAGATTGGATAAATTAAAATATAAAATTATAAGATATCAAATAGATAAGATATTAGGTAAAGAAGCAGGAATGCTTGAGGTAGCTGAAGAGCTAAGGCTCGCGAGGGAGAGGGCCAGGGAGAACGTCCTCAAGTACACTCTAGCGTTGAAACGAGGAAAGGAACGTAAGGAATATGCGTTGTTGAAAGCCGCAGAGCAGATCATATCGGGCTCGGCTCCCGAGGGTATGTCCTCCTTCAATAAGATTGCAGATATATTGCTAAGGAGGATAAATGGCGAAATACACGAAAGAGAAATTAAATCGCTAATAGCGAGGTTGTTCCCTATAAACTTATGGAGGGATATACGCGAGGAGGACCTACTGGCGCTATTGGTATACACGGGCTATTTAGTCCCCAGTGGCGATAGGACATATGTGAAGTTCGACCCGGAGCGTGGCAGGAAGTTCCTCGAGGAACTTTCGAGCCAGTTGAAGTCATACATTGAGGTCTCCGTTAGCGTTAAGAGCGTGCTGTTTGGCGAAATTAAACTTGCCAGGAGACTCGACGTAGAGGTCATCCCGCTGGAATTCAACGACGTCAAGGAATACGCCATGTTGGTGATACGCCACAAGAAGGCCATTTTGGATCTACAACAAAAGGCGGAGGACGCCAAGAGGGAACTAGAACAAGAACTAAAGGCCAAGAGGGAGCTAATATCGAAGTTGGAAAAACTTGCCGAAAAAATGCCGCAAAGAATTAAGTTCATGGCTCTAGATGAGAAGATAGTCGAGAGGGAGGCCGCGATCCTAGAAAAAACGCATGAGGTGTTAGAGCTCTGGGGGTCGTTGCGTCCCATGGCCTTGGAGCTCGGCAAGGAGCTATCTGTGGACGTAGATCTAAACGTGCTCCTCAACCTGCCGGAGCCCTGGCTGGAGGACTACTTGGCGTCGCTTAAGCTGTATTCGGTCAAACTGAGGGAGGAGTATGAGACATATAGGAGAAAGATGGAAATCAGGAGGAACATCGCTGAGTGGGTCAAAACGCGTCTTGGCTCCTCTGGAGACGTAGAGGAGACGTTGAGGGCGAAGTCATCAGAGTTGAAAGTGCCCTATCAGCTCCTCATCGCAATAGCGTCCAGAGGTCCCGGCGTAGAGCTGAACGTAGAGGCTCTCGCCTCTGAGACCTTAATGGACGTGCGGTCTGTGGCTAGATATTTAGAGGTGCTCGCAGAGAGGGGACTTGTAGCCAAGAAGTATGTCTCTTAG
- the rimI gene encoding ribosomal protein S18-alanine N-acetyltransferase translates to MELESFKSDDIYSIELIRFLCSFCYDNSYIYIENNRVIGYIITCIEGSSAHIISIAVRRDFRGRGVGSALLCTALRLLENGRVNRVYLEVRTSNKNAISLYEKAGFKVVEILRNYYSDGEDGYKMEITDKGAAKSFCKNYK, encoded by the coding sequence GTGGAGTTGGAGTCCTTTAAGAGTGATGATATATATAGTATAGAGTTAATTAGATTTCTATGTTCATTTTGTTATGATAATTCATATATTTACATTGAAAATAATAGGGTAATAGGCTATATTATTACTTGTATAGAAGGCTCATCGGCTCATATAATTTCAATTGCCGTGAGGCGCGACTTCAGAGGTAGAGGCGTGGGGAGTGCCTTGTTGTGTACGGCCTTAAGGCTTCTAGAAAACGGGCGCGTCAATAGAGTGTACCTAGAGGTGCGGACGAGTAATAAGAACGCCATAAGTCTCTACGAGAAGGCCGGCTTTAAGGTCGTCGAGATCCTTAGGAATTACTACAGCGACGGCGAGGACGGATACAAAATGGAGATCACCGATAAAGGCGCCGCGAAATCCTTCTGTAAAAATTATAAATAA
- a CDS encoding metallophosphoesterase — protein MKGVVVRADGENVLLVADTHVGYEAELRLRGIYAVSQTDRLLDELKRWGEEAGANTLAILGDIKHELPTPRETAAEVRQFLKDLARAFERVILIPGNHDSLIEEISQGIEGIYLADSRGVLLEGTKPTLLLHGHAKPRPEDLMRAEFVVMGHTHPAVPIVDEVGYVAREHAILRIIQDKDALFRRMYGREATSGGKIKIVVLPASHPLITGFDISNLSELNRDDRTILKYIDFKPELIEVYLTDFTFLGTLDLFVRRKEDVRLEMVTS, from the coding sequence GTGAAAGGCGTTGTCGTCAGGGCAGATGGAGAAAACGTGCTACTGGTGGCGGACACCCATGTGGGCTATGAGGCCGAGTTGAGACTCCGCGGTATTTATGCCGTAAGCCAGACAGACCGACTGCTCGACGAATTGAAGCGGTGGGGCGAAGAGGCCGGCGCGAATACTCTGGCCATTCTCGGCGATATAAAACATGAATTGCCCACGCCGAGAGAGACGGCGGCTGAAGTCAGGCAGTTCCTAAAAGATCTCGCGAGGGCTTTTGAGAGGGTCATACTAATCCCTGGAAATCACGATAGCCTCATAGAGGAGATATCGCAGGGCATAGAGGGAATATATCTGGCAGACAGTCGTGGAGTTTTGCTGGAGGGCACAAAGCCGACATTGTTGCTACATGGACATGCAAAGCCCCGCCCGGAGGACCTCATGAGGGCGGAGTTTGTAGTCATGGGACATACGCATCCCGCCGTGCCTATAGTCGATGAGGTGGGCTACGTCGCGAGGGAGCACGCCATATTGAGGATAATCCAAGACAAAGATGCGTTATTTAGACGCATGTATGGCCGCGAGGCGACAAGCGGCGGCAAGATAAAAATAGTGGTGCTCCCAGCTTCACATCCCCTTATTACTGGTTTTGATATTTCTAATCTGTCTGAGCTAAATAGAGACGACCGGACCATACTGAAATATATAGATTTCAAGCCTGAGTTAATCGAGGTGTATTTAACTGATTTCACTTTCCTCGGGACTTTAGACCTCTTTGTTAGACGTAAGGAGGACGTTCGGCTTGAGATGGTGACATCATAA
- a CDS encoding Clp1/GlmU family protein, with the protein MKIYSMEPGEIYRVEGPARVDVVEGVVYAVGALYTSGQHFTVLRARKLAFKAVERAKISVMLGPNAVLERAKPEEEVLDEWEQAASTIDLKGIAIVVGAIDVGKSTMTAVLANKALSRGLKVAVIDADVGQNDIGPPTTISISRVLRPITSLRQIQAERSIFMQSTSLEKIWPRAIEAVGKLISYAKSTWSVDSVIVNTDGWISGEEAVEYKKALLTAIKPNNVIAIRIGEELDGILSGVPGVVSVRPPPAARARSKEDRKIHREMSYARFIFPVREISIDLDKTPLCNIGLFRGIDLAGEFKAMLSHIVNARVIYANQIGSIVYAITDQWLIRKLNSFRVYGLPEGFERGLLVGIEDRDGFLIGLGVLKKIYYDRKKAVVYMSARTEKALPRASCIRLGLVRLNDSFEESERISQLLRYDLNIRIQDGTMRGAGSA; encoded by the coding sequence GTGAAGATATACTCGATGGAGCCAGGCGAGATTTATAGGGTTGAGGGCCCTGCAAGGGTGGACGTAGTTGAGGGCGTAGTCTACGCCGTCGGCGCTCTATATACGAGTGGCCAACACTTCACAGTACTTAGGGCCAGAAAGCTCGCCTTTAAGGCCGTTGAGAGGGCTAAGATCAGCGTGATGCTAGGCCCCAATGCGGTGTTGGAGAGAGCCAAGCCCGAAGAGGAAGTACTCGACGAGTGGGAGCAAGCAGCCTCTACAATAGACCTAAAAGGCATCGCCATAGTGGTTGGCGCCATAGATGTGGGGAAGTCCACCATGACGGCTGTGTTGGCCAATAAGGCCCTGTCTCGCGGCCTTAAGGTGGCCGTAATAGACGCCGACGTGGGGCAAAACGACATAGGGCCTCCCACCACCATATCGATAAGTAGAGTCTTAAGGCCTATTACCAGCTTGAGGCAGATACAGGCGGAGAGGTCCATATTTATGCAGTCCACCAGTTTAGAGAAGATCTGGCCGCGCGCCATAGAGGCCGTGGGGAAACTTATCTCATACGCCAAGTCGACGTGGTCTGTAGACTCCGTTATAGTCAACACGGACGGCTGGATATCAGGCGAGGAGGCTGTCGAGTACAAAAAGGCTCTGTTGACGGCAATAAAGCCCAATAACGTAATTGCAATAAGAATCGGCGAGGAGCTCGACGGCATACTATCAGGAGTCCCCGGCGTAGTTTCCGTAAGGCCGCCGCCAGCCGCAAGGGCTAGGAGCAAGGAGGATAGGAAAATACATAGGGAGATGAGCTATGCGAGGTTCATATTTCCGGTCAGAGAGATATCAATAGACCTAGACAAGACGCCTCTATGCAACATAGGGCTCTTCAGGGGGATAGACCTCGCGGGTGAGTTCAAGGCCATGTTGTCGCATATAGTAAACGCGAGGGTGATTTACGCAAATCAGATAGGCTCGATTGTCTACGCAATAACGGACCAGTGGTTAATCCGAAAGCTCAACTCGTTTAGGGTTTACGGACTTCCTGAAGGCTTCGAGAGGGGTCTACTAGTAGGCATAGAAGACCGCGATGGCTTTCTTATAGGCCTAGGCGTCTTAAAGAAAATATACTACGACAGGAAGAAGGCGGTGGTCTACATGTCTGCGAGGACCGAAAAGGCGTTGCCCAGGGCTTCGTGTATAAGGCTGGGGCTAGTTCGCCTAAACGACAGCTTTGAGGAGTCTGAGCGTATATCGCAGTTGCTAAGATATGATTTAAATATACGCATACAAGACGGTACGATGAGGGGAGCGGGCAGCGCCTGA
- a CDS encoding DNA primase large subunit PriL — MSCYATIQELACLFPYLDRSGEYLYVRGITLEGALKSEEIIDRAVQFVEEALRKPKLRPCVSGQEVEAAAARLAVYIVASTANIYVLRRFADSQSKAFTYRLRNTPGIQSPECKLEIAADLGVKAALTRDVIKGSLLAVTHPMAVKWMDYVKYAPQDPDWAMINKPVVKGWVLLNIDDFERILEEAYEAKILKLATRDDVGYITGLLNKIDKISPLLDRLRSYRPVTVKAVSGEMPPCMQAIMDAIRRGENTPHVARFAITTYLLKTGWDVERIVDLFRSSPDFNEKITRYQVQHIAGQIGGRKEYSVPSCETMNSWGLCPTNLGCGIRNPIQYGRRNSRVVKENRA; from the coding sequence ATGTCGTGTTACGCTACCATTCAGGAGCTGGCTTGTTTATTCCCCTACCTTGATCGGTCTGGGGAGTATCTATATGTCCGCGGCATCACGCTAGAGGGCGCATTGAAATCGGAGGAAATAATCGACAGGGCCGTACAGTTCGTCGAAGAGGCCTTGCGCAAGCCTAAGCTGAGACCTTGCGTCTCGGGGCAAGAGGTAGAAGCCGCGGCGGCTAGGTTGGCCGTATACATAGTTGCATCTACTGCTAATATCTACGTCTTGAGGAGGTTCGCCGACTCTCAAAGCAAAGCGTTCACGTATAGGCTTAGGAACACGCCAGGGATACAATCCCCCGAGTGTAAACTCGAGATAGCCGCCGATCTGGGCGTCAAGGCGGCCTTGACGCGCGATGTAATTAAGGGCTCTCTGCTCGCCGTGACGCACCCCATGGCCGTCAAGTGGATGGACTACGTCAAATATGCCCCCCAAGACCCGGACTGGGCTATGATAAACAAGCCTGTAGTCAAGGGCTGGGTGTTGCTGAATATAGACGACTTCGAGAGGATCTTAGAAGAGGCATATGAGGCTAAGATCTTAAAACTCGCAACTAGAGACGATGTGGGGTATATCACCGGCTTGTTGAACAAGATAGATAAGATCTCGCCGCTCCTAGATAGGCTGAGGTCGTACAGACCCGTGACAGTTAAGGCCGTGAGCGGCGAAATGCCGCCATGCATGCAAGCGATAATGGACGCCATAAGGAGGGGCGAAAATACGCCTCATGTAGCTCGCTTCGCTATCACTACATATCTGCTAAAGACGGGGTGGGACGTAGAGAGGATAGTAGATCTGTTCAGATCGTCGCCTGACTTCAACGAGAAGATAACGCGGTATCAAGTGCAGCACATAGCCGGACAGATCGGCGGCAGGAAGGAGTATTCCGTGCCCAGTTGCGAGACGATGAACTCCTGGGGGCTATGCCCCACAAATCTGGGATGTGGGATAAGGAACCCGATACAATATGGCAGAAGAAATAGTCGAGTTGTTAAGGAGAATAGGGCCTGA
- a CDS encoding N-glycosylase/DNA lyase, with translation MAEEIVELLRRIGPEAILALEKRDPQYLAICKLCRARGEEDTARLAMLNALVSYRLAGKGEEHWEYFAEFFSRRRSRDICEEFLEYLKASPYLALARNAKIKRTLKACRYEPDLEDLTKTWRDLAALVGADTESKTIVFAIKILNYVYICCRGTERLLPMEIPIPVDYRVAKLSACLGLIRASPEEALRRAREVQEAWNKVAKESGIPPLHIDTLLWLAGRAVLYGDRDYGIPADFLTLVKRFCH, from the coding sequence ATGGCAGAAGAAATAGTCGAGTTGTTAAGGAGAATAGGGCCTGAGGCCATATTGGCCCTAGAGAAGAGAGACCCCCAATATCTGGCCATATGTAAGCTGTGTCGGGCAAGAGGCGAAGAGGACACTGCACGGCTCGCCATGTTGAACGCCCTCGTGAGTTACAGATTGGCCGGCAAGGGCGAAGAACATTGGGAATACTTCGCCGAGTTTTTCTCCAGAAGGAGGAGCCGCGATATCTGTGAGGAATTTTTGGAATATCTGAAGGCCAGCCCGTATTTGGCCTTGGCGAGAAACGCCAAGATTAAGAGAACACTTAAGGCGTGTCGCTACGAGCCAGATCTAGAGGACCTCACAAAGACTTGGAGGGACTTAGCGGCGCTAGTGGGCGCCGATACTGAGTCTAAAACTATAGTATTTGCCATAAAGATCTTGAATTATGTATATATATGTTGTAGAGGTACAGAGAGGCTACTGCCTATGGAAATCCCGATACCTGTCGACTACAGAGTCGCCAAGCTTTCGGCTTGTCTCGGCCTAATAAGAGCAAGTCCTGAGGAGGCGTTGAGGAGAGCCAGAGAGGTTCAGGAAGCGTGGAATAAAGTCGCCAAGGAGAGCGGGATACCTCCACTCCATATAGACACACTGCTCTGGCTTGCAGGCAGAGCAGTGCTTTACGGCGATCGCGACTACGGAATACCGGCCGACTTTTTAACCCTCGTGAAGAGATTTTGCCACTGA
- a CDS encoding DUF126 domain-containing protein: MPTLKPIVKGTGRVKAEVVNLGPISFLGDLNPESGEVLGVKISGRVLAVPYVRGSTVGPYVLWHAAIKGNAPVAIVSKSIDLMLITASVLAGVPLFQGELKDGCVEIDLSTGVYEHCR; encoded by the coding sequence ATGCCTACACTTAAGCCTATAGTCAAGGGGACGGGTCGCGTCAAGGCTGAAGTGGTGAATTTGGGGCCGATATCGTTTCTAGGCGATTTAAATCCAGAGTCAGGAGAGGTGTTGGGGGTCAAGATATCCGGGAGGGTGTTGGCCGTCCCTTACGTTAGAGGGTCCACGGTTGGGCCTTATGTGCTCTGGCACGCCGCAATTAAGGGCAACGCCCCCGTTGCCATAGTCAGCAAGTCGATAGACCTTATGTTGATAACGGCGTCGGTGCTGGCTGGCGTACCTTTATTTCAGGGGGAACTTAAGGACGGATGTGTAGAAATAGACCTCTCGACTGGCGTCTATGAGCATTGTCGATAG
- a CDS encoding aconitase X — protein sequence MIVDAVEAVRKIADAVSGGEVVEIETAHVSGVSYLTLGEYGVKFIEALASSGAKVKVFTTSNPAGYDVSSVLGVEPEFAMGQRRVIDAFLKIGVSPMLTCAPYEFLRVRPGTMHAWAESNAITYINTFRDAWSDKNPGPLALLAAIAGFVPKTAMYTFEGRRPTAYVEAKMTVDPLKAGLVGAFVGETLGSGIPYFVGLVLDSEEARREFAAALSTYSSIIFAVVEGATPNWRRYLAEADFRDKISISEGDLSKYLKDVGNPDVVYLGCPHLDFETVVRLASYILGRGRAKKPIYISVSPGTYRALGNLAEKLREYNVHIFAGSCLVVSPYTRKYKVIATDSMKSVYYMPRLHGVKVMPCETLRCIDYAYT from the coding sequence ATGATCGTCGACGCGGTAGAGGCGGTGAGGAAGATAGCTGATGCGGTGTCTGGAGGCGAGGTCGTCGAGATAGAGACTGCGCATGTGTCGGGCGTGTCGTATTTGACGTTGGGCGAGTACGGCGTTAAGTTCATAGAGGCTCTCGCGTCTTCTGGAGCTAAAGTCAAAGTATTTACCACCTCTAATCCGGCAGGCTACGACGTATCATCGGTCTTAGGCGTAGAGCCCGAATTCGCGATGGGCCAACGGCGCGTAATAGATGCGTTCTTAAAGATCGGCGTATCTCCCATGTTGACGTGCGCCCCCTACGAGTTCCTCAGGGTGAGACCGGGCACTATGCACGCCTGGGCCGAGTCGAACGCAATTACCTACATAAACACATTTAGAGACGCATGGTCGGATAAAAACCCCGGCCCTCTGGCCCTCCTCGCCGCCATAGCCGGCTTCGTCCCCAAGACGGCTATGTACACGTTTGAAGGCCGGCGGCCTACAGCCTACGTAGAGGCCAAAATGACGGTGGACCCCCTAAAGGCCGGTCTGGTGGGCGCGTTTGTTGGAGAGACTCTGGGATCCGGCATTCCCTATTTCGTAGGTTTGGTACTAGACAGTGAGGAGGCTAGGCGCGAATTCGCCGCAGCCCTCTCTACATATTCCTCGATAATTTTCGCAGTCGTTGAGGGCGCTACGCCGAATTGGAGGCGTTATCTGGCCGAGGCCGATTTTAGGGACAAGATCTCTATCTCTGAAGGCGATTTGTCGAAATACCTAAAGGACGTAGGGAACCCAGACGTAGTGTATTTGGGTTGTCCCCACCTAGACTTCGAGACTGTAGTGAGGTTGGCCTCATATATATTAGGGCGCGGTCGCGCCAAAAAGCCCATATACATATCGGTCTCGCCGGGCACATATAGAGCTCTCGGCAATCTGGCTGAAAAACTAAGAGAATACAATGTACATATATTTGCTGGATCATGTTTAGTGGTATCTCCCTATACTAGAAAATATAAAGTGATTGCGACAGATTCGATGAAGTCCGTGTACTACATGCCTAGGCTTCATGGAGTTAAGGTGATGCCCTGCGAGACCTTGAGGTGTATAGACTATGCCTACACTTAA
- a CDS encoding UbiD family decarboxylase, giving the protein MSLADYVRSLDDLRRYDPPYGEFGIARILKESEGRYTPYFNRVGGGFDGVGNLVDKRSKLLKLLGVSNDEEAYRALLGAEDAPGRLDVISSWGDEYRQLGSLRDLPLVRYYEKEAAPYMTSAVVIARSPDGAYNASIHRFTPIGDDKAVVRLVPRHLYTIYNKWRERGEKTPIAVVWGVHPLVLLAAASSPPYGVFELAVAARLMAGLKVFELDNGVYAPYLASVVMEGYITHEMAEEGPYVDVVGTYDIVRKQPVVEIKRIYVLKNSPLVHYLLPAGLEHQLLMGFEREAKIWRAVSSVVPKVVKVRLTPGGFGWMHAVISIRKNVEGDAKNAALAAFAAHPSLKHVVVVDEDIDPDDPRDVEWALATRFRADRGLFVIPYVRGSTLDPMALNDEGLTYKVGVDATRPLDRDPKMFEKARIP; this is encoded by the coding sequence GTGTCTCTAGCGGATTACGTCAGGAGCCTAGACGATTTGAGGCGGTACGACCCGCCCTACGGCGAGTTCGGAATAGCCAGAATCTTGAAGGAGTCAGAGGGCAGATATACGCCGTACTTTAATAGGGTAGGTGGCGGATTTGACGGAGTCGGCAACCTGGTCGACAAGAGGTCCAAGCTGTTGAAGCTACTAGGCGTCTCCAACGACGAGGAGGCCTATAGGGCCCTCTTGGGCGCCGAAGACGCGCCGGGCCGTCTAGATGTAATAAGCTCGTGGGGAGACGAATATAGGCAGTTGGGATCTCTTAGAGATCTGCCTCTAGTTAGGTATTACGAGAAGGAGGCCGCGCCGTATATGACATCCGCGGTCGTAATAGCCAGATCGCCTGACGGCGCGTACAACGCGTCGATACATCGATTCACTCCCATAGGCGATGATAAGGCTGTCGTGAGGTTGGTTCCTCGACATTTATATACTATATATAACAAGTGGCGGGAGCGAGGGGAGAAGACGCCTATAGCTGTTGTCTGGGGCGTACACCCCTTGGTGTTGCTCGCGGCGGCCTCTTCGCCGCCGTATGGAGTCTTCGAGCTTGCAGTCGCGGCGAGGCTTATGGCCGGCCTGAAGGTCTTCGAGCTGGACAACGGCGTTTACGCGCCGTATTTAGCTTCGGTGGTCATGGAGGGCTATATCACACATGAGATGGCCGAAGAGGGTCCCTATGTGGACGTCGTGGGCACCTACGACATAGTTAGAAAACAGCCTGTCGTCGAGATAAAACGCATATATGTCTTGAAGAACTCGCCGTTAGTGCACTATTTACTTCCGGCGGGTCTCGAACACCAATTACTCATGGGCTTTGAGAGGGAGGCAAAAATATGGAGGGCCGTCTCGTCGGTGGTACCTAAAGTCGTAAAGGTCAGATTGACGCCGGGAGGCTTTGGCTGGATGCATGCGGTTATCTCCATAAGGAAGAATGTAGAGGGCGACGCAAAGAATGCGGCCCTCGCGGCCTTTGCGGCACATCCTAGCCTGAAACACGTAGTGGTGGTGGATGAAGATATAGACCCCGACGATCCGCGCGATGTCGAGTGGGCCCTAGCCACCCGTTTTAGGGCCGACAGGGGCCTCTTCGTGATACCGTACGTCCGCGGCTCCACGCTGGACCCTATGGCGCTTAACGACGAAGGGCTTACGTATAAAGTAGGCGTAGACGCCACGAGGCCGCTCGACAGGGACCCCAAAATGTTCGAAAAGGCGAGGATACCATGA
- a CDS encoding Hsp20/alpha crystallin family protein — protein MEPIKKIEEGLKELYTANVGKIEREPDVDIYEQGENLLILIDLPGFRKDSIKVKLFEHAVEVTALPNSDAPGRAIVRERAANFPIQRRIELPFRLRVDTARAIYKDGVLQISAVKAGEIGTAELKID, from the coding sequence ATGGAGCCCATAAAGAAAATAGAAGAGGGATTGAAAGAACTCTATACTGCAAATGTGGGCAAAATAGAACGCGAGCCCGATGTGGACATCTACGAACAAGGCGAAAATCTGCTAATACTAATAGACCTGCCGGGCTTTAGAAAAGACTCCATAAAGGTCAAGCTATTTGAACACGCCGTGGAGGTCACCGCATTGCCGAATTCCGACGCTCCAGGCCGCGCTATTGTCAGGGAGAGAGCCGCCAACTTCCCCATACAGAGGCGTATAGAGCTACCGTTTAGGCTAAGAGTCGATACGGCGCGCGCCATATATAAGGACGGCGTCCTTCAAATATCGGCCGTCAAGGCGGGAGAAATCGGAACTGCCGAGCTTAAAATAGATTAA